In the Telopea speciosissima isolate NSW1024214 ecotype Mountain lineage chromosome 2, Tspe_v1, whole genome shotgun sequence genome, one interval contains:
- the LOC122649787 gene encoding pectinesterase-like has translation MVTMNQAQLAHNHISAMDLSSFDKPARAAWTDCVELYNDTVSKLNRVLLESNSWEDTQTWLSAAVANHQTCQNGFMELNSASFMSSLPSILLSDFSKLLSNSLAVNNQLAASTLSGGRKQLQPGGGARRLLSDGFPSWVSASDRKLLQSTTATAANIVVAADGSGNYKTISEAVAASSKLRSGTSRFVIYVKKGTYQENVEITKSMKNIMLIGDGIDATIVTGSKNVQDGSTTFRSATVGAVGDGFIAKAMTFQNTAGPQKHQAVAFRSGSDQSVLYQCSFNGYQDTLYVYSQRQFYSYCDIYGTQDFIFGDAAVVLQNCNIYVRKPMSNQMNTVTAQARSDPNENTGISIHNCRITAASDLKAVQSSYKTYLGRPWKEYSRTVVMTTYIDSLIDPAGWLEWSGNFALSTLYYGEYGNTGSGSSTSGRVKWMGYHIMSASDAQKFTVANFLGGGSWIAAAGVPYSSGL, from the exons ATGGTCACTATGAACCAAGCTCAAttagcccataatcacatttcagCTATGGACTTGAGCTCCTTCGATAAGCCAGCCAGGGCAGCATGGACTGACTGTGTGGAGCTCTATAACGACACGGTTAGCAAGCTTAATCGTGTATTATTAGAATCTAATAGTTGGGAAGATACTCAAACATGGCTTAGTGCAGCTGTTGCCAATCACCAAACATGCCAAAATGGGTTTATGGAGCTCAACTCAGCTTCATTTATGTCTTCCTTACCTTCCATATTGTTGAGTGACTTCTCAAAGTTGCTTAGTAACTCTCTGGCTGTAAACAACCAGCTGGCAGCTTCAACACTGTCTGGCGGTCGTAAACAATTGCAACCAGGTGGTGGTGCCAGACGCTTGCTTTCTGATGGATTCCCTTCATGGGTCTCTGCTTCTGATAGAAAGCTTCTCCAatcaacaacagcaacagcagctaATATAGTTGTGGCTGCTGATGGGTCTGGTAATTACAAGACCATCTCTGAAGCTGTGGCTGCTTCATCAAAGCTAAGGAGTGGGACTTCAAGATTTGTTATATATGTGAAGAAGGGTACTTACCAAGAGAATGTTGAGATTACAAAGTCAATGAAGAATATAATGCTAATTGGAGATGGGATTGATGCTACCATAGTTACTGGTAGTAAAAACGTCCAAGATGGTTCCACAACTTTCAGATCCGCCACCGTTGGT GCAGTCGGTGACGGCTTCATCGCCAAGGCTATGACCTTCCAAAACACGGCCGGTCCTCAGAAACACCAAGCAGTTGCATTCCGTTCAGGCTCAGACCAATCAGTTTTGTATCAGTGTAGCTTCAACGGTTACCAAGACACCTTATATGTCTACTCCCAACGCCAATTCTACAGCTACTGTGACATCTACGGCACCCAAGACTTCATTTTCGGAGATGCCGCCGTCGTGCTCCAGAACTGCAATATCTATGTGAGAAAACCCATGAGCAACCAGATGAATACCGTGACGGCTCAAGCGCGGTCTGATCCAAACGAGAACACCGGAATTTCGATCCATAACTGCAGAATTACAGCCGCTTCAGACTTGAAAGCAGTACAGAGTTCATATAAGACTTATTTGGGGAGGCCATGGAAGGAATACTCAAGGACTGTTGTCATGACGACTTATATTGATAGCTTGATCGATCCTGCAGGGTGGCTCGAATGGAGTGGCAATTTTGCTCTGAGCACTCTTTACTATGGAGAGTACGGGAATACTGGTTCTGGTTCCAGCACTAGTGGTCGAGTGAAGTGGATGGGGTATCATATCATGAGCGCCTCTGATGCCCAGAAGTTCACAGTTGCAAACTTCTTGGGTGGTGGTTCTTGGATTGCAGCCGCCGGAGTCCCTTACTCTTCCGGCCTATAA